The following coding sequences lie in one Mycobacterium gordonae genomic window:
- a CDS encoding PE family protein yields the protein MRLPALDEISTAIAALLGKHGRQFQALSARTGVYHDAFVNLLNSGAAQYLSAEFANVQHTLANVGPIGAAEASPLVALIGLTTVRQSSGCGPLQVSSSFGLGGVYQSAILNGPLGQVGSLSLSVAPIIPTDLYSVVGFAANVTGTVNTAFGPVSWMSAGATCSSRRRECSPDH from the coding sequence ATCCGGCTTCCGGCACTCGATGAGATTTCGACTGCGATCGCAGCGCTTCTGGGAAAGCACGGCCGACAATTTCAGGCATTGAGCGCCCGGACCGGGGTCTACCACGACGCCTTCGTCAACTTACTGAACAGCGGTGCCGCACAGTACCTGAGTGCCGAATTCGCCAACGTGCAGCACACTTTGGCGAATGTTGGACCTATTGGCGCAGCCGAGGCCAGCCCCCTGGTGGCTCTCATCGGCCTCACCACCGTGAGGCAGAGCTCCGGTTGCGGCCCGTTGCAGGTTTCCTCGAGCTTCGGCCTGGGTGGGGTGTACCAATCCGCGATCCTCAACGGTCCTCTGGGGCAGGTGGGATCGTTGTCGCTGAGTGTTGCACCGATCATCCCAACCGACCTCTACAGTGTCGTCGGCTTCGCTGCCAATGTGACCGGCACCGTGAATACGGCGTTCGGTCCCGTGTCGTGGATGTCGGCGGGGGCAACCTGTTCGTCTCGCCGACGGGAGTGTTCACCGGATCATTGA
- the infC gene encoding translation initiation factor IF-3 codes for MSTETRVNERIRVPEVRLIGPGGEQVGIVRIEDALRVAADADLDLVEVAPNARPPVCKIMDYGKYKYEAAQKARESRRNQQQTVVKEQKLRPKIDDHDYETKKGHVVRFLEAGSKVKVTIMFRGREQSRPELGYRLLQRLGADVAEYGFVETSAKQDGRNMTMVLAPHRGAKTRARAQHPGSAAGPADSTGDAQPS; via the coding sequence ATCAGCACTGAGACCCGCGTCAACGAGCGCATTCGCGTGCCTGAAGTTCGATTGATCGGCCCGGGGGGAGAGCAGGTAGGCATTGTGCGTATCGAAGACGCACTCCGCGTTGCCGCGGACGCCGATCTCGACCTTGTCGAAGTTGCTCCCAATGCCAGGCCGCCGGTCTGCAAGATCATGGACTACGGCAAGTACAAGTACGAGGCGGCGCAGAAGGCGCGTGAATCCCGCAGGAATCAGCAGCAGACCGTCGTCAAGGAACAGAAGCTGCGACCCAAGATCGACGACCACGACTACGAGACCAAGAAGGGCCACGTGGTCCGCTTCCTCGAAGCGGGGTCGAAGGTCAAGGTCACCATTATGTTCCGAGGCCGCGAGCAGTCCCGGCCGGAGCTGGGCTACCGACTGCTTCAGCGTCTGGGCGCCGATGTCGCCGAATACGGATTCGTCGAAACGTCGGCCAAGCAGGACGGCCGCAATATGACGATGGTGCTGGCACCACACCGGGGCGCGAAAACCCGAGCCAGGGCACAGCATCCGGGAAGTGCGGCGGGGCCGGCCGATTCAACCGGTGACGCCCAACCGTCCTAG
- the rpmI gene encoding 50S ribosomal protein L35, giving the protein MPKAKTHSGASKRFRRTGTGKIVRQKANRRHLLEHKATKRTRRLDGRTVVSANDTKRVNSLLNG; this is encoded by the coding sequence ATGCCCAAGGCCAAGACCCATAGCGGGGCTTCAAAGCGGTTCCGGCGCACCGGTACCGGCAAGATCGTCCGGCAAAAAGCCAATCGCCGGCACCTGCTCGAGCACAAAGCGACCAAGCGCACCCGGCGGCTCGACGGCCGGACCGTGGTGTCCGCGAACGACACCAAGCGGGTCAACTCGCTGCTCAACGGGTAG
- a CDS encoding alpha/beta hydrolase gives MVPDGIPANKNEPVTASTPSDWATAASADELSTQAFCHTSLMHGWVPFTVQVVTGVALLLSIGWRTRAWRLRWLPLAALAGSAAAYATRACVSRISTEPAPDALWAWAGLAGMAVTVLLLGWGSAHWWRRGIALLSVPLCLFSTALTLNMWVGYFPTVQAFWGQLTSGPLPDQTDPATIAAMVGSGERPPHGSLVPVVIPAEASHFKHRGELVYLPPAWFASYPPPRLPTVMMIGGQFNTPADWVRAGNAVRTVDAFAAAHDGNAPMLVFVDSGGAFNNDTECVNGRRGNAADHLTKDVVPFMVSQFRSSPEPANWGIAGWSMGGTCAADLTVMHPNLFSSFVDVAGDLYPNAGNKQETISRLFGGDAAAWASFDPSTVITRHGPYTGVAGWFAIPSHRELPIADTAAMQEAGRDAEANPSNQTAAANALCALGRSYAIDCAVVPKPGKHDWPFADQAFATALPWLAGRLGTPGVPRIPLPGTASPPTPTGPPNPQLVAAGR, from the coding sequence ATGGTCCCGGATGGGATTCCGGCGAACAAGAATGAACCCGTGACCGCGTCGACGCCCAGTGACTGGGCGACGGCGGCGTCCGCTGACGAGCTTTCGACTCAAGCCTTCTGCCACACCTCGCTGATGCACGGTTGGGTGCCTTTCACCGTCCAGGTCGTGACCGGCGTGGCGCTGCTGCTGTCCATCGGCTGGCGGACGCGGGCCTGGCGGCTGCGCTGGCTGCCATTGGCAGCGCTGGCCGGATCGGCTGCGGCCTACGCGACCCGCGCATGCGTCAGCCGGATTTCCACCGAACCGGCCCCAGATGCGTTGTGGGCCTGGGCCGGATTAGCCGGAATGGCTGTGACGGTGCTGTTGCTCGGCTGGGGCAGCGCACACTGGTGGCGCCGGGGCATCGCGCTGCTGTCCGTGCCGCTGTGCCTGTTCAGCACCGCGCTCACCCTCAACATGTGGGTCGGATATTTCCCGACCGTGCAGGCATTCTGGGGGCAGCTGACCTCCGGACCGCTTCCCGACCAGACCGATCCGGCCACCATCGCCGCCATGGTCGGCAGCGGCGAACGCCCGCCGCACGGCAGCCTCGTGCCGGTCGTGATCCCAGCTGAGGCGTCGCATTTCAAGCATCGCGGTGAGCTCGTGTACCTGCCGCCGGCCTGGTTCGCGAGCTATCCGCCGCCGCGGCTGCCGACCGTGATGATGATCGGCGGTCAATTCAACACGCCCGCTGACTGGGTACGCGCCGGAAATGCCGTGCGGACGGTCGACGCCTTCGCGGCCGCGCATGACGGCAACGCTCCGATGCTGGTGTTCGTGGACTCTGGTGGCGCATTCAACAACGACACCGAGTGCGTCAACGGACGGCGCGGCAACGCCGCTGACCATCTCACCAAAGATGTTGTTCCGTTTATGGTTTCGCAATTCAGGAGCAGCCCCGAGCCGGCCAACTGGGGCATCGCGGGCTGGTCGATGGGCGGGACCTGCGCGGCGGATCTGACTGTCATGCATCCCAACTTGTTCAGCTCATTCGTTGACGTGGCAGGCGACCTCTATCCCAACGCTGGAAACAAGCAAGAGACGATCTCCCGGCTGTTCGGCGGTGACGCCGCGGCGTGGGCGTCGTTCGACCCGAGCACGGTGATCACCCGGCACGGGCCGTACACCGGCGTTGCGGGGTGGTTCGCGATCCCGTCGCATCGTGAACTGCCGATCGCCGACACCGCTGCCATGCAAGAGGCCGGGCGGGACGCCGAAGCCAATCCCAGTAACCAGACGGCAGCCGCCAATGCGCTGTGCGCGCTGGGGCGCTCCTACGCTATCGACTGCGCGGTGGTCCCGAAACCGGGCAAGCACGACTGGCCGTTCGCGGACCAGGCCTTCGCGACGGCGCTGCCGTGGCTGGCCGGCCGGTTGGGTACACCCGGGGTGCCCAGGATCCCCCTGCCGGGAACCGCTTCGCCCCCGACGCCCACCGGACCGCCGAACCCGCAGCTGGTCGCGGCCGGTAGGTAG
- a CDS encoding adenylate/guanylate cyclase domain-containing protein — MPEETATAVAPEGAASRRSPTKWLSNTNHSPGVVAFVKRARRLLPGDPEFGDPLSTAGEGGPRAAARAADRLLGDRDAASREVSLGVLQVWQAMTEAVSRKPANPEVTLVFTDLVGFSTWSLHAGDDAALTLLRQVARAVESPLLDAGGHIVKRMGDGIMAVFRRPGVAVKAVLAAQEAIKSVEVQGYRPRMRVGIHTGRPQRLGSDWLGVDVNIAARVMERATKGGVMISSPTLDLIPQSDLDAMGVTAKRARRPMFASKLTGIPPDLAIYRLKTHKELSTSDNTNETNAHA; from the coding sequence GTGCCCGAAGAGACCGCGACAGCGGTGGCGCCAGAAGGCGCCGCATCCCGGCGTTCCCCGACCAAGTGGCTCAGCAACACCAATCACAGCCCGGGCGTGGTGGCGTTCGTGAAGCGGGCGCGACGGTTGTTACCGGGTGACCCCGAGTTCGGTGATCCGCTGTCGACGGCTGGTGAGGGCGGTCCGCGGGCGGCCGCACGGGCCGCCGACCGACTGCTGGGCGATCGTGACGCCGCATCGCGGGAAGTCAGCCTGGGCGTCTTGCAGGTGTGGCAGGCGATGACCGAAGCCGTCTCACGAAAGCCGGCAAACCCCGAAGTGACCCTGGTGTTCACCGATCTGGTGGGGTTCTCCACGTGGTCGCTGCACGCCGGGGACGACGCCGCCCTCACGTTGCTGCGCCAGGTTGCCCGTGCGGTCGAGTCCCCGCTACTGGACGCCGGCGGGCACATCGTCAAGCGGATGGGCGATGGCATCATGGCGGTCTTCCGTCGTCCTGGCGTTGCGGTCAAGGCCGTCCTGGCAGCCCAAGAAGCCATCAAATCTGTTGAGGTGCAAGGTTATCGCCCTCGGATGCGGGTGGGCATCCACACCGGAAGGCCACAGCGGCTGGGCTCGGACTGGCTGGGCGTCGATGTGAACATCGCGGCCCGAGTCATGGAACGCGCCACCAAAGGCGGGGTGATGATCTCAAGTCCCACGCTAGACCTGATCCCCCAGAGCGATCTGGACGCCATGGGTGTCACGGCCAAGCGGGCGCGCCGGCCGATGTTCGCCAGCAAACTGACTGGCATCCCGCCGGATCTGGCGATCTACCGCCTGAAAACTCACAAGGAGTTGTCAACGAGCGATAACACAAATGAGACAAACGCCCATGCATAG
- a CDS encoding rhomboid-like protein, with the protein MTASFFTRLSRVRFTVAYVAALFAVSVTMLMLSPQAHDRVIRHASTNLHNLSHGRLGTLIGSAFVVEAGPLWFWLPFLTCLLVLAELHLHTIRLLVAFFVGHIGATLVVAAALAMAVKMGWMPWSITRVSDVGMSYGALAALGALTATIPPRLRWGWIGWWISVSVAAAVIGGEFTNAGHAVAVTLGVLVSFSFRAPIHWTPARCLMLLGSAGFGFLMLVHSIWGMAGGAVFGLTGALLAHLVARRFGHRPAPNAAPVTARAVSNRIAN; encoded by the coding sequence ATGACTGCTTCCTTTTTCACCCGGCTGTCTCGGGTGCGATTCACCGTGGCCTACGTGGCGGCCCTGTTCGCCGTGAGCGTCACAATGCTGATGTTGAGCCCGCAGGCCCATGACCGCGTTATTCGGCATGCCAGCACGAACCTGCACAACCTATCGCACGGGCGGCTCGGCACCCTGATCGGCAGTGCCTTCGTCGTGGAGGCCGGACCGTTGTGGTTCTGGCTGCCCTTCCTGACCTGCCTGCTGGTGTTGGCCGAGCTCCACCTACACACCATCCGGCTGCTCGTGGCATTTTTCGTCGGGCACATCGGGGCCACGCTGGTGGTGGCGGCGGCGTTGGCCATGGCGGTCAAGATGGGCTGGATGCCTTGGTCGATCACTCGCGTCAGCGATGTGGGCATGAGTTATGGCGCCCTGGCCGCGCTCGGCGCCCTTACCGCCACGATCCCGCCGCGGCTGCGGTGGGGGTGGATCGGCTGGTGGATATCGGTGAGTGTGGCCGCAGCCGTCATCGGTGGCGAATTCACCAACGCGGGGCACGCCGTCGCCGTGACGCTGGGGGTCTTGGTTTCGTTCAGCTTTCGTGCGCCGATCCACTGGACGCCGGCGCGGTGTCTGATGCTGCTGGGTTCGGCAGGTTTCGGCTTCCTGATGCTCGTCCACAGCATCTGGGGGATGGCCGGCGGCGCCGTTTTCGGTCTGACCGGAGCATTGCTGGCCCACCTCGTTGCGCGCCGATTCGGTCATCGCCCCGCACCGAACGCCGCCCCGGTCACTGCACGTGCCGTAAGCAACCGAATAGCAAACTAG
- the rplT gene encoding 50S ribosomal protein L20 encodes MARVKRAVNAHKKRRSVLKASKGYRGQRSRLYRKAKEQQLHSLNYAYRDRRARKGEFRKLWISRINAAARANDITYNRLIQGLKAAGVEVDRKNLADIAVTDPAAFTALVEVARAALPGDVNAPSGEAA; translated from the coding sequence ATGGCACGCGTGAAGCGGGCAGTCAACGCCCACAAGAAGCGGCGCAGCGTCCTGAAAGCTTCGAAGGGCTATCGCGGTCAGCGATCCCGGCTCTACCGCAAAGCCAAAGAGCAGCAGCTGCATTCGCTCAACTACGCCTACCGTGACCGTCGCGCCCGTAAGGGCGAGTTCCGTAAGTTGTGGATCTCGCGGATCAACGCCGCCGCGCGTGCCAACGACATCACCTACAACCGGTTGATCCAAGGCCTCAAGGCCGCCGGCGTCGAGGTGGACCGCAAGAATCTGGCCGACATCGCCGTCACCGATCCGGCGGCGTTCACCGCACTCGTCGAGGTCGCTCGGGCAGCACTGCCCGGGGACGTGAACGCCCCTTCCGGAGAGGCTGCCTAA
- a CDS encoding TrmH family RNA methyltransferase: MRAALTERSARVVAAVKLHRHVARRRAGLFLAEGPNLVAAALQRGLVRELFVSEDAERRHDALVTGQRVPVHLVTERAAKALADTVTPTGLVAVCQVPTTSLDDVLAGSPRLVAVAVDINEPGNAGTMIRIADAMGAAAVILAGHSVDPYNGKCLRASTGSIFSVPVTVAPDAVAVLSLLRAAGLQVLATAVDGEISLDDADLALGRPTAWLFGPEAHGLSDEVAAQADHRLRIPMAGAAESLNVAAAAAICMYQSARALKLGQRT, from the coding sequence ATGAGGGCCGCCCTCACCGAACGCTCGGCCCGGGTGGTCGCGGCGGTCAAATTGCACCGCCACGTCGCCCGGCGCCGGGCGGGTTTGTTTCTCGCGGAGGGCCCGAACCTGGTAGCCGCGGCTCTACAGCGCGGGCTGGTTCGAGAACTCTTTGTCAGCGAGGACGCCGAGCGCCGCCATGACGCGTTGGTCACCGGGCAGCGGGTACCCGTCCACCTGGTGACCGAACGGGCGGCAAAAGCATTGGCCGACACGGTGACTCCGACAGGTCTGGTCGCGGTGTGCCAGGTCCCGACGACGAGCCTGGACGACGTCCTGGCAGGCTCGCCAAGGCTGGTCGCGGTCGCGGTGGACATCAACGAACCGGGCAACGCCGGCACTATGATTCGCATCGCCGACGCGATGGGCGCCGCGGCGGTGATCTTGGCCGGCCACAGCGTCGACCCCTACAACGGCAAATGCTTGCGCGCCTCGACCGGCAGCATCTTCTCGGTACCTGTCACGGTCGCACCCGATGCCGTGGCGGTGCTCTCCTTGCTGCGCGCCGCCGGCCTGCAGGTGCTGGCCACCGCCGTGGACGGGGAGATCTCCCTTGACGACGCCGACTTGGCGCTTGGGCGGCCGACGGCCTGGCTGTTCGGACCGGAAGCCCACGGCCTTTCGGACGAGGTCGCCGCACAGGCCGATCACCGGCTGCGTATCCCGATGGCCGGGGCTGCGGAGAGTTTGAATGTTGCTGCGGCCGCCGCCATTTGCATGTATCAGAGTGCCCGGGCGCTGAAGCTGGGTCAGCGCACCTGA
- a CDS encoding PE domain-containing protein, producing the protein MGGSAVSLFRDVPEAVTAALGNVESVKSVLRIASDAAVCRNTAIAPRGAGEITSATTRLFGSASPGIYGRQSHVFVFSR; encoded by the coding sequence ATGGGGGGGTCGGCGGTATCTCTTTTCAGGGACGTTCCGGAAGCCGTGACAGCGGCACTTGGCAACGTAGAAAGTGTGAAATCTGTGCTGCGCATCGCAAGCGACGCGGCGGTGTGTCGCAACACTGCAATCGCGCCTCGCGGTGCTGGGGAGATCACGTCGGCGACCACGAGGCTATTCGGATCGGCATCGCCAGGAATTTACGGTCGTCAATCCCATGTCTTCGTTTTCTCGCGTTGA
- a CDS encoding oxygenase MpaB family protein, with amino-acid sequence MTVSPTTAADPLGPDSLTWKYFGDLRTGMMGIWIGAIQNMYPELGAGVEEHSILLREPLQRVARSVYPIMGVVYDGDRAAQTGQQIKGYHRTIKGTDGAGRRYHALNPETFYWAHATFFMLVIKVAEYFCGGLTEAEKRQLFDEHVQWYRMYGMSMRPVPGSWEEFQEYWERVGRDELEINRATLEIFNMRIPKPKFVLIPTPIWDQLFKPMVAGQRWIAAGLFEPAVREKAGMHWTPGDEILLRVFGKLVELAFLAVPDEIRLHPRALAAYRRAEGRIRSDAPLVEAPAFMAPPRDRRGLPMHYFPPRPRSPLEPARMIMERAGALVHGTLSIAGLRPARGRIRAA; translated from the coding sequence ATGACTGTTTCTCCGACGACAGCGGCTGACCCTCTCGGGCCTGACTCGTTGACCTGGAAGTACTTCGGAGACCTGCGCACCGGGATGATGGGCATCTGGATCGGCGCGATCCAGAATATGTATCCCGAACTCGGCGCGGGGGTTGAGGAGCATTCAATCCTGCTGCGCGAACCTCTACAGCGGGTGGCCCGGTCGGTGTATCCGATCATGGGCGTGGTTTACGACGGCGACCGCGCGGCCCAGACCGGCCAGCAGATTAAGGGCTACCACCGGACCATCAAGGGCACCGACGGCGCAGGCCGGCGCTATCACGCCCTGAACCCCGAGACGTTCTACTGGGCACACGCGACGTTCTTCATGCTCGTCATCAAAGTGGCGGAGTACTTCTGCGGCGGACTGACAGAAGCCGAGAAGCGTCAATTGTTCGACGAACACGTGCAGTGGTACCGGATGTACGGGATGAGCATGCGGCCGGTGCCCGGCTCGTGGGAAGAATTCCAGGAATACTGGGAGCGGGTCGGTCGCGACGAACTCGAGATCAATCGGGCGACTCTCGAAATCTTCAATATGCGGATCCCCAAGCCGAAATTCGTCCTCATTCCCACGCCCATCTGGGACCAGCTGTTCAAGCCCATGGTCGCCGGCCAGCGCTGGATCGCGGCCGGCCTCTTCGAGCCCGCGGTGCGGGAAAAGGCGGGAATGCACTGGACTCCTGGCGATGAAATCCTGCTGCGGGTATTCGGCAAGCTGGTCGAACTGGCTTTCCTTGCGGTACCCGACGAAATCCGTCTTCACCCGCGCGCGTTGGCCGCCTACCGCCGCGCGGAGGGTCGCATCCGCAGCGACGCACCACTCGTCGAGGCGCCCGCGTTCATGGCGCCGCCGCGGGACCGCCGCGGGCTGCCGATGCACTACTTCCCGCCCCGACCCCGCTCCCCGCTCGAGCCGGCCAGGATGATCATGGAACGCGCCGGCGCCCTGGTGCACGGCACGCTGTCGATCGCCGGCCTGCGACCGGCGCGCGGCCGCATTCGAGCGGCTTGA
- the lysX gene encoding bifunctional lysylphosphatidylglycerol synthetase/lysine--tRNA ligase LysX: MTKPGISRLKGISSRSVTLTKPRPTRRATSRYHWLPAAAGWTVGVIATVSLLASLSPLIRWLIHQPRTFINSYLFNFPDTSFAWSFVLALLAAALTARKRIAWVLLLGNMVVAAAINAADIAAGGNTPAEAFGENLGFAFHVVAIVLLVLGYREFWAKVRRGALFRAAGVLLIGGLIGILASWGLVEMFPGTLAAPDRLPYVANRVIGFGFADPDLFTGRPHVFLNAIFGLFGAFALIAAAIVLFLSQRADNALTGEDESAIRGLVELWGKNDSLAYFATRRDKSVIFAPSGRAALTYRVEVGVCLASGDPVGDPKAWPQAVDAWLQLCQTYGWAPGVMGASSQGAQVYREAGLNALVLGDEAILRPAEYKLSGPEMRGVRQAVTRARRAGLTVRIRRHRDISPDEMEQTVARADNWRDTEAERGFSMALGRLGDPADGDCLLVEAIDPSGEVVAMLSLVPWGTTGVSLDVMRRSRQSPNGTIELMVSELTLHAENLGISRISLNFAVFRSAFEQGEQLGAGPVARLWRGLLVFFSRWWQIETLYRSNAKYQPEWVPRYACYDDARMMPRVGVASVIAEGFLVLPFTRRDKVHTGHHPAVPQRLVESGLLHPDGTAPDVSSLQAENLSDAEADGARRQPEQVRVRLAKLKQLNEEGVDAYPVGEPPSHSVTAALAAEDGSPVSVAGRILRVRNYGGVLFAHLRDWSGEMQLLLDNSRLEQDRAADFNATIDLGDLVETTGHMGFSDKGTRSLIVTHWRLIGKCLRPLPNKWKGLTDPEARVRTRYVDLAVNAESRNLITARSSALRSIRETLFAKGFIEVETPILQQVHGGATARPFVTHINAYAMDLFLRIAPELYLKRLCVGGVERVFELGRAFRNEGVDFSHNPEFTLLEAYQAHADYTMWIDGCRELIQNAAEAANGVQIALRPRTQDDSISHQAGLEPIDISGVWPVKTVHDAVSEALGEHIDPDTELTTLRKLCDAARIPYRPYWDAGAVVLELYEHLVEERTEHPTFYIDFPTSVSPLTRPHRSKRGVAERWDLVAWGVELGTAYSELTDPVEQRRRLEEQSLLAAGGDPEAMELDEDFLQAMEYAMPPTGGLGMGVDRVVMLITGRSIRETLPFPLAKPH, translated from the coding sequence ATGACCAAGCCGGGAATTTCCCGGCTCAAGGGAATATCCTCGCGGTCTGTGACACTCACTAAGCCGCGCCCGACGCGAAGGGCGACTTCCCGGTATCACTGGCTGCCCGCGGCAGCCGGGTGGACCGTCGGCGTCATCGCGACCGTGTCGCTGCTGGCCAGCTTGTCTCCGCTGATCCGCTGGCTGATCCACCAGCCGCGGACGTTCATCAACAGCTACCTGTTCAACTTTCCGGACACAAGTTTCGCCTGGTCATTTGTGCTGGCCCTGCTGGCCGCGGCGCTGACGGCGCGCAAGCGCATCGCCTGGGTGTTGCTGCTGGGCAACATGGTGGTCGCCGCGGCGATCAACGCCGCGGACATCGCCGCCGGCGGCAACACCCCCGCCGAGGCGTTCGGCGAGAACCTGGGCTTCGCCTTCCACGTGGTCGCGATTGTCCTTCTGGTGCTGGGCTACCGCGAGTTCTGGGCCAAGGTCCGCCGAGGTGCGCTGTTCAGGGCGGCGGGCGTCTTGTTGATCGGCGGCCTCATCGGAATTCTGGCGTCCTGGGGTCTGGTGGAAATGTTCCCCGGCACCCTGGCAGCTCCGGACCGGCTGCCCTACGTGGCCAACCGGGTCATCGGTTTCGGCTTCGCCGACCCGGACCTGTTCACCGGCCGGCCGCACGTGTTCCTCAACGCAATCTTCGGGCTCTTCGGAGCGTTCGCTCTGATCGCCGCCGCGATCGTGCTGTTCCTGTCCCAGCGCGCCGACAATGCCCTGACGGGTGAGGACGAGTCGGCGATTCGCGGTCTGGTCGAGCTGTGGGGCAAGAACGACTCGTTGGCCTACTTCGCCACCCGGCGCGACAAGTCGGTGATCTTCGCCCCCAGCGGCCGCGCCGCCCTCACCTACCGCGTCGAGGTGGGCGTCTGCCTGGCCAGCGGCGATCCCGTCGGCGACCCGAAGGCATGGCCACAGGCCGTCGACGCCTGGTTGCAGCTATGCCAGACGTATGGCTGGGCACCGGGCGTCATGGGCGCCAGCTCACAGGGCGCACAGGTCTACCGTGAGGCGGGCCTCAACGCCCTGGTGCTGGGCGATGAGGCAATCCTGCGCCCGGCCGAGTACAAGCTCTCCGGCCCGGAAATGCGCGGCGTGCGCCAAGCCGTGACGCGGGCCCGCCGGGCCGGGCTGACGGTGCGCATCCGGCGTCACCGCGACATCTCACCGGACGAGATGGAACAGACCGTCGCACGGGCGGACAACTGGCGTGACACCGAAGCCGAACGTGGCTTCTCGATGGCCCTGGGCCGGCTCGGCGACCCGGCCGACGGCGACTGCCTGCTGGTCGAGGCGATCGACCCGAGCGGCGAAGTGGTGGCGATGTTGTCGCTGGTGCCGTGGGGCACCACCGGGGTGTCACTGGATGTGATGCGCCGATCCCGACAGTCCCCCAACGGGACCATCGAATTGATGGTCAGCGAGCTCACCTTGCACGCCGAGAATCTCGGCATCAGCCGGATCTCACTGAACTTCGCGGTCTTCCGATCAGCGTTCGAGCAGGGCGAGCAACTGGGCGCAGGTCCGGTAGCGCGGCTGTGGCGCGGGCTGCTGGTGTTCTTCTCGCGGTGGTGGCAAATCGAGACGCTGTATCGCTCGAACGCCAAATACCAGCCCGAGTGGGTGCCCCGGTACGCGTGTTACGACGACGCCCGCATGATGCCGCGGGTGGGCGTCGCCTCGGTTATCGCCGAAGGCTTCCTAGTACTTCCGTTCACCCGGCGCGACAAGGTCCACACCGGCCACCACCCCGCGGTGCCACAGCGATTGGTGGAGTCCGGGCTGTTACATCCCGACGGCACGGCACCCGACGTCAGCAGCTTGCAGGCGGAGAACCTGTCCGACGCCGAGGCCGACGGCGCCCGGCGCCAACCCGAGCAGGTGCGGGTCCGGCTGGCCAAACTCAAGCAGCTCAACGAGGAGGGTGTTGACGCCTATCCCGTCGGCGAGCCACCCAGCCACAGCGTCACAGCGGCGCTGGCGGCCGAAGACGGGTCACCCGTCTCGGTGGCCGGGCGCATCCTGCGGGTCCGCAACTACGGCGGCGTGTTGTTCGCGCATCTGCGCGACTGGTCGGGCGAAATGCAGCTGCTGCTGGACAACTCACGTCTTGAGCAAGACCGGGCGGCGGACTTCAACGCGACGATCGACCTTGGTGATCTGGTGGAGACGACCGGGCACATGGGATTCAGCGACAAGGGCACCCGGTCGCTGATCGTCACCCACTGGCGGTTGATCGGCAAATGCCTGCGCCCTTTGCCCAATAAGTGGAAGGGCCTCACCGATCCCGAAGCCCGGGTGCGGACCCGATACGTCGACCTGGCGGTCAACGCGGAATCGCGCAACCTGATCACCGCCCGAAGCAGCGCACTGCGCTCGATTCGCGAAACGTTGTTCGCCAAGGGATTCATCGAGGTCGAAACGCCCATTCTGCAGCAGGTGCACGGGGGTGCCACCGCCCGTCCGTTCGTGACCCACATCAATGCCTACGCTATGGACCTGTTCCTGCGGATCGCCCCGGAGCTGTACCTCAAACGGCTTTGTGTCGGCGGTGTGGAGCGCGTTTTCGAACTCGGCCGGGCCTTCCGCAACGAGGGGGTCGACTTCAGCCACAATCCCGAGTTCACGCTCCTGGAGGCCTATCAGGCACACGCCGACTACACGATGTGGATCGACGGCTGCCGCGAGCTCATCCAGAATGCCGCCGAGGCTGCCAACGGCGTTCAGATCGCGCTGCGGCCCAGGACTCAGGATGATTCGATTAGCCACCAGGCGGGCTTGGAACCTATCGACATCTCCGGCGTGTGGCCGGTGAAGACGGTCCACGACGCTGTCTCCGAAGCCCTCGGTGAGCACATCGATCCCGACACCGAGCTCACGACTCTGCGCAAGCTGTGCGACGCCGCCCGCATCCCCTACCGCCCCTATTGGGACGCCGGCGCGGTGGTGCTGGAACTGTACGAGCACCTGGTCGAGGAACGCACCGAGCACCCGACCTTCTACATCGACTTCCCCACCTCGGTGTCTCCGCTTACCAGGCCACATCGCAGCAAGCGCGGGGTGGCCGAGCGCTGGGATCTGGTGGCTTGGGGAGTCGAACTTGGTACCGCCTACAGCGAACTCACCGACCCGGTGGAACAGCGCCGCCGCCTGGAAGAGCAGTCGCTGCTGGCCGCCGGCGGCGACCCCGAAGCGATGGAACTCGACGAAGACTTCCTGCAGGCGATGGAGTACGCGATGCCCCCCACCGGAGGGCTCGGAATGGGTGTCGACCGTGTCGTCATGTTGATCACCGGCCGCAGCATCCGCGAGACTCTGCCGTTCCCGCTCGCAAAACCGCACTAG